DNA sequence from the Methanofollis formosanus genome:
GTCACCTCCCTGGGCGTCGGGATGGTGGGCGGCCTCGCCTACCTCTTCGGGAACGTCATGGGCCTCGGCGTGGACGGGGTCTGGTGGGGGATCGTCGTCGGCGAGGTGCTCGGCAATGCGGCCGGGTTCCTCTGGATGAGGCACGACCTCGAGACGCTGGCGGTAAGAAGAGAGGAGCGGGAGTATGCCGCAACCGCCGGGCGCTCCCCGTCCGCGCGGACCGCCGCTCCCGCCCGCCAGAGCGACCTCTGAACGCGACGCTCAGAGCAGTTTTGTCCCGGTGGTCGGCCGCGGCACCTTGACCACCAGCACCCTGAAGTCCCGGCCGGAGTCGTTGGACCACCGGTGCGGGACTTTGGCCGGGCTCTCGACGAGATGGTCCTTGCTCACGTGCGCCTCTTCGTCGCCGATCTCGACGACGCCGGTCCCCTCGAGGACGTAGAAGAAGACGTCCACCGGCGTGATGTGCCGTTTCAGGGCCTCCCCGGGTTTGAGAGTGATCACGACACCGACGGCGTCTTTGGAGTCATAGACTTTTCTGGCGTCCACCTGATGGGGGTTGGGGTGGACCGGCACTTCTGCGATATTAACGATCTTCATCTCATTTCACCTCCTCTCAGATTCCAAGCCCCGCTCTCTTCTCCCTGATGTGTCCGGCGATCCCCTCGGCCGCCGCCGCGGCGTCTTTCTCGAGGGCAAGCACGCCGCCGGTGACATCCCGGATCCCGTCGGTGAGCAGGGCCACGAGGTCCGGCGCACCGGTCACCGGCGGGACCGGGTTGACGTAGGTGTACATCCCGAAGGCAAGGGCAAAGATGGCATCGATCGTCGCCTTCTGCTCCATGTATTCGGGCGCCGCCACCGCCACCGGGAGAGCGGTCACCGGCACCCCCCCGAGGGCGTCGGCGATCGTTGCGACGAGGTCGGCGCACCGGCCGGTGTCGGTGCAGGTGCCAAAGGAGAGGACCGGCGGGATGCCGAGCGCGGTGCAGATCTTCTTCAGCCCTGGCCCGGCCTCCGCGGCGGCCTCAGGCGAGCAGAGGCCCGCGACCTGCATCGCCGCGTTCCCGCAGCCCATCGAGAGGACGAGGATGTCGCGCTTGATCAGTTCTCTGGCCACCGCGACCGAGTGGACGTCCTGCCCGCTGTCCCGCAGGGTGGTGCAGGAGACGAGGGCGGTGACGCCCTGGATGCTCCCGTCCTTGATCGCGTCGAGGAGCGGAGCGAGACTTCCGCCGAGGGCGGCGACGATGCTCTCCGGCGAGAACCCGGCGACCGCCTCGCCCACCGGCAGACCGGCGAGCGGTTCGACGGTGCCGTGCCGCTCTTTGAAATTCTCGATCCCCATCCGGAGCAACCCGGCCGCCTGCGCATCGGCCAGCACCGGGTCATAGTCCACCCGTTCCTCGACCCCCTCGAAGGCGACGAGTTCGGAGACCGGGACCAGCCTGAACCGGTACTTCTCCGCATACGCCGGGTCGAGCGGGAGCGAACAGTTCATGTCGGCCACAAAGACGTCGACCGCCCCGGTGGCGAGCACCGCCTCCTGCATGATCCAGTTGCCGGTATACCCCCAGAAGACCTCGTCCATCTTGAGACGCTGGACCATCTCCTGCCCGGTCTCGATGTTGGCGATGACCCGGATCCCCTTCGCCCCGACCTCCTCTGCCGCCGCCTGCCAGGCCGGGTCCCTGGCACGCTCCACCAGCGCGAACCCGAGGAAGGGTTCGTGGCCGTTCGGGAGGATGTTTACATAGTCGGCGTCCAGGACGCCGAGGTCGACCCGGATCGGGTGGGGCTTCGGCGTCCCGAAGAGGCAGTCCTGCAGGGCTTCGAGGACGACCTGGCTCTGGTAGGCCATCGCCACCCCGAGGCGCAGCGCCTTTTTGGCGAGGGAGAGATAGAACCCGTCCACGTTCGTGAGGCACGAACTGGTGGTGCGCATCATCTCCCCATAGATCCCGCCAGGAAAGATCCCGAGGTCGCGCCAGACCTTCTTCCGTTCGGGCGGCGCCAGTCGTTCAACGATCACGCTCTCCTCCTCAGAGTGCCGGTGAAAGTCTTTCTCCAGGAAGTCGCAGAGGCGCAACGCCACCTCCGCATCCTCGCCGCCGGTCAGGACGCCAAGTCTTCTAGCAAAATCTGCGAGTTTTTCAGGCTCCCGGATCCGGTACGGCGTCCTGCCGCGGGCCGTCTCCCGCAACGTCCGCACCGTCTGCTCGCAGTGATAGTGGTAGGTCGAAGCGCCCATCACGTTGCGCAGGAGCATCATCCGCATCGCCATCCCGTCGGCCGAGATCCCGCAGACCCCGCGTTTGTCCTGTGCCGCGTCGGCCCGGCAGGGGCCGTTGGAGCAGAAGTCGCAGCGGACGCCGCCGGTACAGAAGGCGCACCGTTGGTCCGGATCGCCGCCCAACCCCTGGGCCTCGTACCGGTCCCAGACATTCGAGATGCCGTCTTTTTTCAGGCGTTCGTACGCCTTTTTCACCGACGCATGATATGAGATCCGTTCTGGTTCCATACTTGAAGTCCCCCCATGATGGTGGAGAAGAGGCGGGGGAGATGATGGTTGTTTCGCTGCACCCGGCGGCAGGATGTCCTCTCACCCGACCCGGCGGATCGGGGGGAGGAGGTATGAACCGTCCAGGACCGCCCGGTCCGGCTGGTACATCCGCATGATCGGCCTGAACGCCTCTTCCGGCGCCGGCAACCAGTTCGATTCCTTCTCCGGGCCCGGCGAGTCGTGCTGGATATAGATGTCGAGCGAACCGTCGTCATGATACTTCAGTCCGGGTGTCCGGTCGCCGATGGAATAGCGGCCGAGAGGGTTTTCGACCAGCATATAGTCGGGCGAGGAGTACATCGTCACCGACCAGAAGGCGCCGACCGGCGGGAGGCGGTCGAAGTGGAGGAGGTAGCGGCGTTCGCCGGTGAGGAGTTCGCCGGTGACGTCCTCGTAGGTCCATGGATACGCCGCCTCGTAGCCGTGGTTGCCGAAGAGCCCGGCCCGTGCCGCCGCCGCACGGCGCATGAAGTCCTCGGTGGTCCAGGACTCTTCCTGCACCGTCCCGACCTCGAAGAAACGGGTGTTGTAGTCCCAGAGGTGCGTGGTGTACAGCCATCCGTTGATCTTGGGGAGGGAGGTCCTGATGTACGCCCGGATCGCTTTCTCGGCCGCCATCCGGCCCATCGTCAGCGCCGCGGCGATCTCGGGTTCGGGATCGAGGTACGGGCTCTTCGGATCGGTGAGCCCCAGGGGAGCGAAGCGGTCGAGGAACTCGCGCTCCCCGGCAGGGGGCGGGTAGGCCTGCATCCAGACCCGCATCTCCTCCCAGACCAGGAGGTCGGCCCTGACGCCCGGACGGGGGGCGGGCAGTGGCCAGTCTCCGGGGCGCCGTTCTCCGGCGTCCCGGGCGGGCCCGGGCCAGGCGCGGAGCGGGGCGAGGGTATACTGCTGCTGAAGGGCACGGACGGCGGGCACGTCCCCCGGTCCGTTCACCGCCGTCCGCCCGATGATGCCCACAAGATCGGTCGGCGCCCTGACCATGGTCATGCCCTCCGGGAGACTTCCCTCCCATCCGGGCCCGACAAGGGCATAGGCACCCTCCTCTGTCCCGGTCCCCCGCCGGCCGATATAGGCGAAGTTGTTCGTCCAGGCGTCCACGCACTGCATGACATAGTAGCGCCCCTGGGTGTCGGGGACATGGAGGACCATCGGTTCGGGCCCGAGGTCGACGACCGCGACCGAGTACAGGGTGTCGTTGTTGGGCGAGACCACCTGCCTGAACGCAGGATCGAGCAACCGGTCGGCGTGCCAGAAGGTGTTCACCGGGGCACCCATCCCCCCCTCAACCCCGCGGGCCATCTTCATCATGGTGCGGACGCACTCGGTCAGCGGGTAGCCGTACAGATAGGCCTCCCCTGCCAGGTCGACAAGTTCCTCATATCTCCTCTCTTCTGCCAGTACCGCTCTCATATTCCATCCCCCCGGTGTGAGAGCCTTGACGCCGGAGTATATGAATGTTCACCGACCGCGGCGGGGGATGACGGTCGGGTCTCACCCGCCACCTTCGAGCCTGAGCAGCGCCCCGGACGGTTCCCTGCCGGTCGCCAGCAGCGCCGCAGAGATCCGGTCGTCGATGGTGAGGCAGTGGCCGGTCCGTTGCCTGAACTCGTGGATGAGAAAGGAGAGGTGGTTCTTGTAGGTCTGGTCGCGGGTGATGACGACGAGGTCGTCGTGTGCCTCGTCGAGGAGGATCTCCCAGATCACCTCGTCCCCAACGGTCTGGCCCCGCTCGTTCTTCGGGGGGTTGCCGACGAGTTTGCGGCTCTGGGCCCGGCTCAGGTGTTCGCCGCTCCACCGGATCACCCGCACCTCAGGGTCGGTGGCGAGGTGCTCGATGGCTGCCCAGACCGGGTCGTTCCTCTTCTCGGCGATCATCGCCTCGACCTCGTCGGCGAGTGCCAGGAGAGAACGGCTGTACCTATCGGCCGCCTCCTCGAAGACGGCGACCTCCGGTGAGTCCCTGAGAAAAGAGGGCGGCTTCAGGACGGCCCCAGCCGCGGCCCTCAGCTCTTTCGCGTGGTGTGCGAGGAGCCGGTCCCTGTTGCGGAGGTACTCGTCGAGGACGGTCTCGGGGAGGATCAGGTCGGGTTTCAGCCGTTCGATCTCTCCCATGACCGTCTGAAAATCCTCGTCCGATCCGTACAGCCCGAGGAACAGGTTGGTGTCGATGAAGATCCTGGTCATCCTCTTCGAAGTGTCCAATGGGATCACGGAGTGATAAGACTTTTGAGGGGTCTGGAGACGATCGCTCGATTGGCTCTGGAGAATCGGGCACGAACTCCCGGCTCAAGCATACCGGATGAAAATATCTCGTCGCTTGATCGCTCTTTTTCAAGACTAAAGAACCGGTAGGGATCGTGTTCAATCGCCGCCTCCCCCTATCGTCGTCGTGGGAGGGGCCGGGGGGCAACGCCCCCCGGAGCAAGATTCCAGGAAAGAATCTGCGATGGGGGCGGCCCGTCTGATCATCGTGCCTTCCCACACCATACGCACCGGGGGCTCTTCGAAGATCAAAGATCTTCTCAAACTCGCTATCGCTCGCAGCCACCGGACCCCCGGGATGGCGATAGGGGAGGGAAGGCAGAGTGCCGATCATTCTGAAGGGGTTTCTATCCTCTGTGTAGTGGTCTCAATGAGATTGCGTGAGTTCAAATCGTCATGTAAATCCATTGAGCCGATAGCTCCCCGGTGACATCTCAAACGGTATCCGGCCGCACCTTCCGCCGACACTCAAACCCTTACCGCCCCCTCTCCCTCCCCACCCGCGGGATCAGGAGAGAGGCAAAAAATCCGATGAAAAGAAGGGCCGCGATCGCATCGAACGAGGAACGCATCGCCTGACTGATGGAGGTGTCCGCGACCCGCTCGGCCTCCGCAAGTACCGGCGCCGGGATCTCTTCCGGCGTTCCGGTCTCCATCTTCTCGACCCACCGATCGATCTCGACCGCGATCTCCTCCTTCTCCATCCCCTCGAAGTACCCGGAGGCGTCGAGGGAGGCGAGGAGGCCGGAGAAGATCGAGATGAGGAGGATGACCCCGATAAGGGCGGTCCCCACCGATGTACCGAGTTGTTTGGTCGTGTTCAACACGCCCGAGGCGTCGGTCTGCTCCTCTTCAGGGGCGGCCGAGAGCGT
Encoded proteins:
- a CDS encoding cupin domain-containing protein, which translates into the protein MKIVNIAEVPVHPNPHQVDARKVYDSKDAVGVVITLKPGEALKRHITPVDVFFYVLEGTGVVEIGDEEAHVSKDHLVESPAKVPHRWSNDSGRDFRVLVVKVPRPTTGTKLL
- the cooS gene encoding anaerobic carbon-monoxide dehydrogenase catalytic subunit, with the protein product MEPERISYHASVKKAYERLKKDGISNVWDRYEAQGLGGDPDQRCAFCTGGVRCDFCSNGPCRADAAQDKRGVCGISADGMAMRMMLLRNVMGASTYHYHCEQTVRTLRETARGRTPYRIREPEKLADFARRLGVLTGGEDAEVALRLCDFLEKDFHRHSEEESVIVERLAPPERKKVWRDLGIFPGGIYGEMMRTTSSCLTNVDGFYLSLAKKALRLGVAMAYQSQVVLEALQDCLFGTPKPHPIRVDLGVLDADYVNILPNGHEPFLGFALVERARDPAWQAAAEEVGAKGIRVIANIETGQEMVQRLKMDEVFWGYTGNWIMQEAVLATGAVDVFVADMNCSLPLDPAYAEKYRFRLVPVSELVAFEGVEERVDYDPVLADAQAAGLLRMGIENFKERHGTVEPLAGLPVGEAVAGFSPESIVAALGGSLAPLLDAIKDGSIQGVTALVSCTTLRDSGQDVHSVAVARELIKRDILVLSMGCGNAAMQVAGLCSPEAAAEAGPGLKKICTALGIPPVLSFGTCTDTGRCADLVATIADALGGVPVTALPVAVAAPEYMEQKATIDAIFALAFGMYTYVNPVPPVTGAPDLVALLTDGIRDVTGGVLALEKDAAAAAEGIAGHIREKRAGLGI
- a CDS encoding DUF1254 domain-containing protein codes for the protein MRAVLAEERRYEELVDLAGEAYLYGYPLTECVRTMMKMARGVEGGMGAPVNTFWHADRLLDPAFRQVVSPNNDTLYSVAVVDLGPEPMVLHVPDTQGRYYVMQCVDAWTNNFAYIGRRGTGTEEGAYALVGPGWEGSLPEGMTMVRAPTDLVGIIGRTAVNGPGDVPAVRALQQQYTLAPLRAWPGPARDAGERRPGDWPLPAPRPGVRADLLVWEEMRVWMQAYPPPAGEREFLDRFAPLGLTDPKSPYLDPEPEIAAALTMGRMAAEKAIRAYIRTSLPKINGWLYTTHLWDYNTRFFEVGTVQEESWTTEDFMRRAAAARAGLFGNHGYEAAYPWTYEDVTGELLTGERRYLLHFDRLPPVGAFWSVTMYSSPDYMLVENPLGRYSIGDRTPGLKYHDDGSLDIYIQHDSPGPEKESNWLPAPEEAFRPIMRMYQPDRAVLDGSYLLPPIRRVG
- a CDS encoding PIN domain-containing protein, with product MTRIFIDTNLFLGLYGSDEDFQTVMGEIERLKPDLILPETVLDEYLRNRDRLLAHHAKELRAAAGAVLKPPSFLRDSPEVAVFEEAADRYSRSLLALADEVEAMIAEKRNDPVWAAIEHLATDPEVRVIRWSGEHLSRAQSRKLVGNPPKNERGQTVGDEVIWEILLDEAHDDLVVITRDQTYKNHLSFLIHEFRQRTGHCLTIDDRISAALLATGREPSGALLRLEGGG